CACGGCCGGTCACCAGTGCTCAGTCACACGGCCGGTCACCAGTGCTCAGTCACACGGCCGGTCACCAGTGCTCAGTCACACGGCCGGTCACCAGTGCTCAGTCACCCGGCCGGTCACCAGTGCTCAGTCACCCGGCCGGTCACCTGTGCTCAGTCAAACGGCCGGTCACCAGTGCTCAGTCACACGGCCGGTCACCAGTGCTCAGTCACACGGCCGGTCACCAGTGCTCAGTCACACGGCCGGTCACCAGTGCTCAGTCACACGGCCGGTCACCAGTGCTCAGTCACACGGCCGGTCACCTGTGCTCAGTCACACGGCCGGTCACCAGTGCTCAGTCACACGGCCGGTCACCTGTGCTCAGTCACACGGCCGGTCACCTGTGCTCAGTCACACGGCCGGTCACCTGTGCTCAGTCACACGGCCGGTCACCGGTGCTCAGTCACACGGCCGGTCACCGGTGCTCAGTCACACGGCCGGTCACCGGTGCTCAGTCACACGGCCGGTCACCGGTGCTCAGTCACACGGCCGGTCACCGGTGCTCAGTCACACGGCCGGTCACCGGTGCTCAGTCACACGGCCGGTCACCGGTGCTCAGTCACACGGCCGGTCACCGGTGCTCAGTCACACGGCCGGTCACCTGTGCTCAGTCACACGGCCGGTCACCAGTGCTCAGTCACACGGCCGGTCACCAGTGCTCAGTCACACGGCCGGTCACCAGTGCTCAGTCACATGGCCGGTCACCAGTGCTCAGTCACACGGCCGGTCACCTGTGCTCAGTCACACGGCCGGTCACCAGTGCTCAGTCACACGGCCGGTCACCTGTGCTCAGTCACACGGCCGGTCACCAGTGCTCAGTCACACGGCCGGTCACCTGTGCTCAGTCACACGGCCGGTCACCTGTGCTCTGTCACACGGCCGGTCACCGTAGCTCAGTCACACGGCCGGTCACCAGTGCTCAGTCACACGGCCGGTCACCTGTGCTCAGTCACACGGCCGGTCACCTGTGCTCACGGTTCTAGCCGTGATGAGCGAAACCAACACGCTCCACTCTGCTGTGACACACCTTTACAACTGACATCTCTTCTAATTTgagtaaatgtaataatttataagtttttgttTTACAATTTGTATTAAGTAATGCACAGCATAAAAGTCAATACAGACAAGTCACACTTTCATTATAATTTTGAGCTTAGTGATTATTACCAGACCAAAAAACTCCAAAAATATGGACTAATATTTTACAAAGAACATTATGTTAAAAGCTTTTTAGACATGCGTGTCTTTATACGACtgtatttttacattaataagtCAGAAGTATTAATAAGCTAGTACACATTGGAGTCAAGAATGCATGAATGATGACAAGGTGTTtcataataaactaaatataGTGAAATACTGTGTAGAAGTGTTACCTCAAGAAAATACAAACAGCTTATGATTGCTACTTTGTGCTAGCAGTGGGATAGAAGGGATATACAATATAAGAGCTTAGAACTAAACCAATTCTATTACGGGTCCTAGTATTTACACCGAACATCTAAGCATGTAGTGAAAGAACTAGTGAGGCCCTCTGATGTGGGGCACGTAACATTTAGTTTTTTGTTACTTTGAGTGCAAAGGtcatagaaaataataaaataatgtatatgaACAAGATAAATATTCAAATGTTAATGTGTTTTCAAGAACTGTagcattatttgtaattttataccTATTACTATCAAGCACTGTAATATGTTATActaagtgaaaataatttaaaaaaaactgtaacaatactctatgaataaaaaaaaagttatccttCTTAAGAGTCAATCCATCCCAATTTTGGGTTTCCATGGCTTTTCCTAAcaactccaggcaaatgctgggatacttgcttactttatttatttatttatttatttatttattacttacttACTTTCTTTCCCCAATAATACTTATCAGTTACCATCTCTAATGACCTCTCTGACAAGACTTAAGGTCTCAAAAGGAATATTTACTCGGGTTAATGTACTGTCGACAAGTTATTAGAGACAGTAACGACAACATACAAAATGTTGACAAAGAACAGGTCGTGGTCCATATTGGGATTTTTTTCACaagcataaaaattaaaacacaacatGGTCATTGAAATACACACCAGTGTAGTTATGTCCGTGACCATTTGGGTTGTTGCATTTGCCGTACACCTTCAGGTTGGTTTCATCGTCAAGAAATGGGCTGaaatacaaatgaaaactttGTGTCAATCCACACAAGACGTCCGAGGAGTCACGGCTACAAGGCAGAGGCAGTGCTTGGACCGCTCCAATACGCCGGCCTTGTCATGACAAAATATCTCTGTAGTCATCAACACAGTACAGATGTACAACTCTGTTTTAAAAGTAATGTATCACTCACACATGTAAGAAACAAGGTGctgatttaaattataatttggttGATTTTTATAAGTTATAAACAATCTTAGACTAAAGTATTTAATGTTGATAAAGATCCCAGGCATTTatagccattgtctgaagttgctttggcttctgggttgtagcagcgtCGAAGGCAAAGACATCACAGATGTTTCGGTcaatattgcagtcgccatcatcagggtagcagttacttACTGAGGTTCTCAATTGTTTTTccccctagcctaagttaatctaagtcaGGAGGGATCCAGGTTGGGAGAGAACTTAGTGTGTCTCAGGCGAAGCCATGGGCTTAAACCATGTGCTACTGAGGGTTGTtggtcagccatggcagcgattggcgccccCTCTACATACTAGccaaaagctagctaatgtggcccaggtaaaacctgtatagacacagggaaaaccctcggccaagtcatgcggggatcaattaacatgcattacgGCAAGCGAGAACACTACTGTATTAGGGGGCAAAGGTCCAGATGAGAAGAGTTGGGCGGGCAGAAAATTCTACCATGCAAAGGTTGGGCGCTTCGGCCTTGCGGCCAGTATTAATTGATTGGGCACACCTAGATTTTGTTTACCGGGGCGCATGCACCCCTAGGGGCGGGCGACTACACTCGTCAACTCGCCCAGCTGCCCAGTCAGCTACCTGCGAAAAATAAATATGCTGCCGTAAATATTTCCTTTCCCTAGTGCCGGAGCCGCGGCTAGGCCAGCGGGACAGCCTCGGTTCTAGCAATATTTCCAGGGGCAGAAGGCGGCAAGGCAAGCCCTGCAAGCGGGTAAACCCACTGATTCGCCTGCACAGAGCACCGCGTGGCCCCAAAGGGCACCGATGGCCGAGTGCACAGGTACACTTGGCGGTgagcagacgagccagtaaaccagCTCGAACTGTTGGTGCATAGACATAccaacagtaattgtgtgtcatttctctaagtccaccacactgtcataatTATtgtgctatccattttgctttaattcGTGGACTATAGATCACCTGTGTTGAGCCTGCGCAACGCGGGGTACTGCAACTAGTTTACTTATATGGGTACTAAGTTAGCGCAGAGTAGGGCAGGTAAGTGGGTGAAGAGCAAGTGGAGACTGAACAGTGATGAAAGTGGAAAGCAAAAATTTGACCATCAGAACTAATAAATGAACTGGAGTGGGGCAGTCTACAAGAAAGTAGGTGGGCAGAGAGGTTGGTCCAGATGGACCAGATACCGATTGGGGTGGGGAAAGCTGGTAGGTACACAGGATTGAAAAAGGACAATATAGAAGCATTTAGGgaaaatgcaagaagaatctTTAAGAGAGAAGGCTAACAGAAAGAGAAAAAACTTGCTGGTTTTAAGGTGACAGTGAGGAATAAtgcaagggggaaggggggagcaCTGATCCCCCTTCCTGAATTTATGCAAAAGTATGAAAGATTTtggtgaaggcagtatgttattttgggcaCGGTGTAAGTTGTGTTACAACACCCGAAATCACAAACAATAAAGGAAGTAATGATTCTTAAGAATGAAATTGTAACTGTCCAAAACCCCTTGTTGATACAATTTGATTTataccaaattttttatttattcaattaccCCCCTCCTAGATTAAATTCCTATATCCGACACTGGAATGTGGTACAGTTCAGGAGAGTAAGGGAAAAGTAGGCAGAAATTCTTGCCACCGGACTTGTACCCAATTGCTGCAGgatttcaattcaattcaattcaataccTAATAAGCACCAAGGCATACAATGAACCTTTACAATGAAACTACTTAAAAGTTATAAATCAGTTGAGTGACTTGAGCAATATACATCCTTGTGAAAAACCTTTACTGAAGAGAGGTAAAAGAAcatccataattttaattttgtaaatttaataagtaattttttttagtttataaataacTATAGATTATGAACTGTGAGTAAATTACTGCTTGGTAAACCCGTTGTATgtccataacatttttttttaaaaattagtataGGTATTTGTAAGTAAATAATTACTAACCTGTGGAGCCTATGACAAGCACTGAATTTCTCTATCCTTGTTAAATACGCAATTGGTCGCGCGGTCATTTTGAACGTAAAAGGTGATATTTTCCCTGTTTGCGCCTGCCGGTCGAATGATAACTTCTTCGAAACGGCCTGGAACGAGACTATTACATAATTAAGGTCAACGGCATTCCTGAAAAACTCCAGAAAGGGCAAGATCGAACCATCCCATGTTGACGTTGTACAAGGTCGGTAGAAAGTTAGGCGAACAAAATGTTCTAAATGAATGCAAAATATCCCCTGACCGCATTTTACATAAAACTACATAAGGGGCTAACTTTAATCTGTATTGTATGGCTGAGTTCCGCCCTTACGGTGAATATTGGTTACGGCGCACAGAAAGATGCAAGAAGCAAATAGGAACCGCGCCCGAAGTCACGTAAGCAATGTGTCTGCCCACCCGCACAAAGGTGTCCGTGGGTGGACAATTTTTGTAAGACATATCAGTGGTTGTACACTTTTATGTCGCATCGACTTATCAAACATTAACGTCCGTCAGAACATTTCCATTATATTTACTATTACGTCGCCAATTTGACAGTATAATGTTGACGTaaggtaaaatataattataataataataataatcgaaaaataacataaataaaccgCTTACGTAAAGAGGAAAAGCGATTAATTTTGAAATGTACTGTATAATCCATGAAATTcacctttatttttatattcttttaTTGGAGTATATCATCAGTTTTCAATTAGGTATTTAGAAGGAGTAATTCTCAGGCACGATGTCAACCATGAAAGGCTCggtttttaacaaataaattctGAAATTTACTGaatctattaaattttttaaatccaaaactGTCTTACTAAAATAAATTAGTATCTGTATTACTAGCATAGGTTTATGGAATGAAACTCATAATTTCCTGTAGTCAGCTGATATTTGTTAGTTCCAATCGCTGTCGCTTGATGTCAGCACTGTGTCACGTGAATTGTGATGTTCTAGTTTTAGAAATAAATACTTTTCTCGTAATTTAAACACTTAATTTTGCCTTACTCAATAAGGGACTTAACCCTAAAGTAAGTATGTATTGTAACCTGTCTCTGGTTGGTTACAAATGTTTAACATAGCTGTAAGATGATCTTCCTTCAGTCGCCCATTTTCCACCTGCAAAAGGGGGCAGGGCCGCAGCCCAGCTGTGATGCTgtcatgcatgtgtgtgtgtggaaatatTTTCACATTTCGATTTTAATTACTCAATACAAGTATTTATGAAATAGGTAATTTACGTATAGCATGTTAGTGTAGTTTTAAAGTTACTTCTTTGGTAGAGATAACCTGTGTTTGATTGTTTAAATGTCTTTTTTGTCATTATAGATCGTATTCGAAGAATGTCTGAATACTGGCTTATTTCGGCACCAGGTGAAAAGACTTGCCAGCAAACATGGGAAACGTTAAACAACGTGACAAACAAGCAGAACAATTTGTCTGAAAATTACAAGTTCCATATACCAGACTTGAAGGTACGGTATGATAAATACAGATTTTTGATTTCTGAAAAGAAACTTTTAAGAAAGGCCATAGCTGTGTGCAACTTCATATGCTAAGGTTCCTTATATGGCTTTGTGACCTTGAAAACTGCATTTAAGCTGGGATGTCAAAATGTTACTGTTACATGCACCCCTGAATGTGCCCCAGCCAAGGTCATGTGTGATATGTCCTCTACCCCTAGACTATTTATTGAGCAAGGCTGTTTCATTTCAAACTTCAACTTACTTGAAAATGGCTCAAGGAGTCAAAAGAAGTAAAGGGCTCAAAGGGAAGTAGATAACGGCAATTTGCAATTAATTAGAACACATTTCAGGTTGAAACAAGATTAGTGGTGGGTTTCGTAGGAATACAGAATAATAAGGCTGTGCTAAATAACTGTATTGAAGTATTTGGAGTAGGTAGTTTACgacaaattttacattttaatggttggttaagttaactatattaaaaatattgttaattcttTTGAATAGTCAGatttggtaaggttaggtaaactttatttaaaatactggaAATACATGTTAATAATTGTTAAGGTTAGTTCAGCTTcattaattattacatatttattttgtattaaatatgttttattagtgtAGTTGATGTAActcaacaaacattttttttatgcaagaaCCAGTTTTGCATGTGAAAATATAACCTCGGACCCATAcctaaatgaaacaaaataataatcactaatataaataaatacaaataactcACCTTTGCAACGACTTAAAACCACTCTAAACAATGTGGTAACATTTTGTTCCAAGTATTCAACATGTTGGAAATTATATTGTTTCATGAATGTGCAACTTGAAAATAAATGTCTTATGTAACAAAATACCTAATACACTAGGTATAGCTTTGCAGTTTTATAGAACAATTAGTAAAATGTCTAGAAGTTAATAGCCTAATGCTTTTTCTGAGATTTTTATCTGAATGTTTATaccttaaatatttttggttaaataAGTATTTTCCTTATTTCAATCAAACAATAGTTAATACTGAAATTTAAATGTTCTGTGACAATCTCTTTACAAGATAAGAAGCTTGTACACAATGGAGGTATTAGCCACAACAATAAGGTTCTGTTGAACTGAGTGTCGTAGTTTAATTTCATCATGAAAAATGATGAatggtataaaaaaatttttaaatttagaagttaaaaaaacaaactattatttataaaaataaaaaatatatatatattctttaataTACAGTaatgtacagtttgtttgtatatatgtatatatttgtattaattgacttgttctatatcccggagtccttacctccatatgggatctacagaacaaaaattgaataaattgaaataaattgaaaattattcaaaaaaaaaacatgtgtgccTTTCTGGAAATGGTTTCTACGATACTCATTGTTGAGGAATGCAGGTTGTGAGGACAGGGGCGAGCGACGCGGCACCGGTGGAGAGTGGCTGATGGTGTGagcgtgtgcgtgcgtgcaggTGGGCACGCTGGACCAGCTGGTGGGGCTCTCGGACGACCTGGGCAAGCTGGACGGCTTCGTGGAGCAGGTGACGAGGAAGGTGGCGGCGTACCTGGGCGAGGTGCTGGAGGACCACCGCGACAAGCTGCACGAGAACCTGCTGGCCAACAACAGTGAGTCTCCTTGGCCCCGTCGTGTTGGTtcttctgtctctctctctcgtcgATTGATACGCTTGATTACTAACATGATTTAAAGATTAATCTTGATTATGCTTGCGATAAAAGTTTGGTAGTCTTATTATAATAATTCAGTTTTAATGTGGAGAGTAACATTTTGATTGTATTTCAACGTATTTGCCATTGTGAGAGCATGGTCATTAGTAACTCCACGAGGCACAAGCGTGAAGGTTGTTTGTGGCCCCGGGCGTGTGTCGGGCTGCGAGCCCACGGCGTGTGGTTTCTCGGCAGGCGACCTGCCCACGTACATCACGAGATTCCAGTGGGACCTGGCCAAGTACCCCATCAAGCAGTCCCTGCGCAACATCGCGGACATCATCAGCAAGCAGGTGGGGCAGATCGACGCCGACCTCAAGACCAAGAGCTCGGCGTACAACAGCCTGAAGGGCAACCTGCAGAACCTGGAGAAGAAGCAGACGTGAGTGTTGCACCCCCGGGCACCAGCAGGAGGCTGCAAGGAAAATGTCTAGTGCGCAGTAGATGTCATATTTAATGGTGTAAATAACTTCAACTTTGCATGCGAATAATttgtagaaataaaatgattaaaggAGTGGAGTGATATAACTATGGTttttgaacaataaatttaatcaaagaaaaaaaattaaattaatacttaatttttaatattaataaaaaaattgtttataatattaattatttaatttagtaagataagaaattttttaattaataataaaaattgataaatatgcagaatgtttattctaatttattagttttaattatttattaaataatgtaataatttataatgtagtaGGTACATCAAGAGACCCTGAAAGTAACTAAAACTTAAATTTCACAATGTAAACAAATTATGTCACAAGTTGTGTAAATTGTTTTGTtggtattcaacttacgatcataattcattcgtcacaattttttttcttttatgtccaggatctttccgggtactaaattaaaacagcaagtttCGTGTACCGCAGGATCATGACATCGGGATTAAGAGATGAACTTGGACACATCATGACAGTAAACCTTTATCAAATATGTATCTCTAGGAACGTGAATGAACCCGGTGGGGCAGGGCAGCTCCCTGAGCGCCGGGTTCCCTCGTCCCTTCTGCAGTCGGCGGAACGCTGCGCCTGTTCTCCCGAGAGTGTCGCGTTGTTATCGCGTGTCGCAGGGGGAGCCTCCTGACGCGCAATCTCGCGGACCTGGTGAAGAAGGAGCACTTCATCCTGGACTCGGAGTATCTCACCACGCTGCTCGTCATCGTGCCCAAGTGAGTGCTCGCGTCCTCACTCGCTCGACTGCGGGCTTATTCGCAGCCGCGCTCTTGAAACCAAGGTCCCACGAGTGTGCAGTGAAACATGAACAACTCGCATTGCGTTTTCACTCTAAAAACTTAGCTTGGGTTATTGTAAGGTATCTCAGTGTATAACATCAAAATGATAATATAAAATGTCATGTAAATACTATATTTACTCGTGTGTGTGGGTCTTACattttatgcagattttttttttgatgacacGTAGAGCGACCCTAATGCAAGTTGTCCttgtgggtaaaaaaaaaattaactttgcacTGTGTTGTTGAATATGTGCTTAAATAACCAGCCTGTTTTGGATTTCAATAAATTGGTTACAATTAGGTTTgagtttaattaaaatatctcagcagtgcgTGTAAAGCATCGTGAAATATGCCGTTAGGCTGGTCTGCCACCTGTTGGGCGGCTACCCGGCCACTGCAGGTAAGTGACGTGGGTGACTGCTGCCTTGCTGACCTTCGGCAAGAGAGGAAAATCGAAAAATAAACCAGTCAGATTGAGAAAGAGggggagtgtgtgtgtgagaagcGTGCATGTGGCCATGCAACAGTGTTTGTGGTTCGTCCTCCCTTTCTCATTGTTGTAAATGTCTGTGAACTGGCTTCATACAAAATCACCATGTGTCTTACCTCGACAGGTTTTTGTGACGCAACTGTGTTCAAACATAGTTTTTGGCATGAGATTTCCCACTTTATCTACTGCAACATTTAAAGGGCGTTCTTATTTTTATGGAAGGAACTGACAAACAAAATTGACAAGTAATAGTAGCATGCCATCATTTCTGTCTTGGGGAAGGGAATgggtaaaaaatatattaataataaacggGAAGGAAAACACAGGtataaaaatagtattattttactttgtatttttgttatatagtATGGGGGGAGGGGTATAAGAAAGAAGGGCCATAAAGGATTGAGAGGGGACACGAATGACCGAGGATAAACTTCAGTGCCTTGTTTCTTATGcagcaataagctgagacacagaCCGTAAATACTTCACTTATATTCTACTGGAGACATGTGGTGTGTACCATGTTCGAGGGCGACTTATGGCAAACATTTTGGATTTTTATGACCCAAATTATAGGTGCTACCCTTCTGCGGTTACTTAGCGGTATGAATTATGCATTTAACGTTTATTCAGCATACGTTACTAGATAGAATGGAAACTAAATTAATTTGTTAGTTAAAGGTATGTGGTTCATGTCCCAACCATAAACCAAGTACCACAAACATTTGAAACACATTCCTGGAGACTTCAGAGTGCAGCGTTCAGTATGGATACAAGTGCCTGCAGCCAGCAGAAACTGGTACAGTTGCTTCGTGTGCAGTCTGTTTGCAACAGACGTATGTTTTACTGGAAGTACGGTGCATAGTTTTGTGCAAATAGTTTCGTGTAACAGTTGTGCTTGATGATTGTAAATATTATGAATAAACTGAGTTTGATCACTATTGACTATCTGGCTGCGTGGCCCGCCTGCGTAGTTGCAGTCTGCCCTGTGCGATGTCCGACAGTGCGTTGAGGCACGCGCGTGTTTCCCCGCAGGGCCAGCGTCCACGACTGGAACACCAACTACGAGAAGCTGACGGACATGATAGTGCCGCGGTCCAGCGTGCTCGTCACCCAGGACTCGGACTACGCCCTCTTCACCGTCACGCTCTTCAAGAAGGTGGTGGAGGAGTTCAAGCTCCACGCTCGTGAGAAGAAGTGAGTCCGCCTGCCTGCTCCGTGTCTGTGTGCAGACTCTGGATGACCTATTGCCAGTGTTCATTTACTGTAAAAGTGCTTTCATTTACCCAAATAC
This genomic window from Bacillus rossius redtenbacheri isolate Brsri chromosome 6, Brsri_v3, whole genome shotgun sequence contains:
- the LOC134532611 gene encoding V-type proton ATPase subunit C isoform X2; its protein translation is MSEYWLISAPGEKTCQQTWETLNNVTNKQNNLSENYKFHIPDLKVGTLDQLVGLSDDLGKLDGFVEQVTRKVAAYLGEVLEDHRDKLHENLLANNSDLPTYITRFQWDLAKYPIKQSLRNIADIISKQVGQIDADLKTKSSAYNSLKGNLQNLEKKQTGSLLTRNLADLVKKEHFILDSEYLTTLLVIVPKASVHDWNTNYEKLTDMIVPRSSVLVTQDSDYALFTVTLFKKVVEEFKLHAREKKFVVRDFTYNEEEMAAGKNEITKLVTDKKKQFGPLVRWLKVNFSESFCAWIHVKALRVFVESVLRYGLPVNFQAVLLHPHKKSTKRLRDVLNQLYGHLDSSALQNSGAQDSVDIPGLGFGQSEYYPYVYYKINVDMIDTKV
- the LOC134532611 gene encoding V-type proton ATPase subunit C isoform X1 → MSEYWLISAPGEKTCQQTWETLNNVTNKQNNLSENYKFHIPDLKVGTLDQLVGLSDDLGKLDGFVEQVTRKVAAYLGEVLEDHRDKLHENLLANNSDLPTYITRFQWDLAKYPIKQSLRNIADIISKQVGQIDADLKTKSSAYNSLKGNLQNLEKKQTGSLLTRNLADLVKKEHFILDSEYLTTLLVIVPKASVHDWNTNYEKLTDMIVPRSSVLVTQDSDYALFTVTLFKKVVEEFKLHAREKKFVVRDFTYNEEEMAAGKNEITKLVTDKKKQFGPLVRWLKVNFSESFCAWIHVKALRVFVESVLRYGLPVNFQAVLLHPHKKSTKRLRDVLNQLYGHLDSSALQNSGAQDVSAYRACSGSSHPRSLSPDEQPPSTCCFRYSFVMS